TCATGTCGCACGCCAGGGAAAAACAGGGAGAAACAGGGACGTTGACAAACCGGCAAAACAACCGGATAATGACGCCATGGAAAAGGGTCGAAAACAAAAAAATCCGTCCTTGCCGGACAACCTCCGGCCTGTTTTCTGCGACATCACCTCTCTTATCCAGTCGCCATGCTGCACTATTTTGGAAAGCATCAGTGACGGCGTCTTTACCATAGACAGGGAAAAACGGATCACCTCTTTTAACCGGGCGGCAGAACATATTACCGGCCTTGCCCGGCAGGAAGCCGTCGGCCAGTTCTGCTTTGATGTATTCCGGGCCGATATTTGTGCCAAAAACTGTGCACTGGAAAAAACGCTTTTAAATGAAGCCCCGCAGATTAATATTTCCGCCCGGATCATTACACAGCAGGGCGAGCAGAAGCCCATCAGCCTGAGCACCAATATCCTCCGCAATGCCAAAGGCGAGGTCATCGGCGGTGTGGAGACCTTCAGAGACCTTTCGGACTTAAAGGAACTGCAGCGCCGGCTTGACCGGCAGTATGTCAGGGAAGACATTGTCGGCAAAAGTCCCCAAATGCAGAAAATCCTTTCTTTTCTGCCCGATATTGCCGAAAGCGACAGTTCCGTTTTGATCCAGGGTCCCACCGGCACCGGAAAAGAGCTGGCTGCCCGGGCCATTCACAATCTGAGCCGGCGAAACAAGGGTCCGTTTGTTGCGGTCAATTGTGCCGCGCTGCCCGAAGGACTGCTCGAATCCGAGCTGTTCGGCCATGTCAAAGGAGCGTTTACCGGAGCAGTCCGGGATAAGTCCGGATATTTCCTTGCAGCCGACCAGGGGACCCTGTTTCTCGATGAAATCGGGACCACGCCGTTTGCCTTTCAATCCGATCTGCTCCGGGTTTTAGAGAGCCGGGAATTTACCCCGGTTGGCGGCACCCGCACTGTGAAATCGGATTTCCGGATCATTGCAGCGGCCAATCTTCCGCTAAAACAGCGGGTGGCAGATGGGGAATTCAGAGAAGACCTTTTTTACCGCCTGAATGTGGTCACACTGGAACTGCCGCCCCTGAGTGAAAGAAGAGAAGATATCCCCCTTCTGGCGGACCGGTTTATTGAAAAGCTGAAGCTGAGCAAAGGGAAAAACATCCGGGAAATTGCACCGGATGCCCTGCAGGCACTTATGGAATATTGGTTTCCCGGCAATGTCCGGGAACTGGAAAACGCCATTGAGTATGCTTTTATTACCTGCAAGGATTCGGTTATCAGAAAACAGCACCTTCCCCCGGAAATTGCACAGAAAGAAGGTCCGGCAGCCCCCCGGCTGTCTGAGCAGCAGCAGATTGAAGCCGAAAAGATCCGCACTTTCCTGAGGCAAAACGCAAACAGCCGGGAAAAGACCGCAAAAGCCCTTGGCATCAGCCGGAGCACCCTCTGGCGGAAAATGAAGAAACTGGGCATCACCCCGCCTGAAAGTGAAACATAGCCTGAAACGGTTTCATTTTTTGCAACATCCCCGGCCATCCAAAACCGCCGCCGTTTTTCCTTATTTACTTTCAACACACTGAAATTTCAACAATATTTAGTGTTGTGCCAAGCTGCTGCTCATGCTGGCACCAATTATGCTTATATATGAGAAAGTAAAGGCATGCCCCGGGATCTGAAGGGTTTTCATGGCTTCGGGTCACAGGGATAAAACCCGTTTAAACCAAAAATATATCATTGGGAGCAGAAATGATTGTGGGGGTCCCTTTATTCGGCAGGCGGGTGGCTCCGTATTTCGGAAGTTCCCCTGCCATCGTGTTTTATGAAGTGCAACACGGAACCATCCGGGAAAAATGGATAATGGAACCGGACACCGATGATCCCATGGAAATGGCCCGTAAAATCGTCAAGGTGAAAACAGATGTCCTGGTCTGCG
The window above is part of the Desulfosalsimonas propionicica genome. Proteins encoded here:
- a CDS encoding sigma-54 interaction domain-containing protein, whose translation is MEKGRKQKNPSLPDNLRPVFCDITSLIQSPCCTILESISDGVFTIDREKRITSFNRAAEHITGLARQEAVGQFCFDVFRADICAKNCALEKTLLNEAPQINISARIITQQGEQKPISLSTNILRNAKGEVIGGVETFRDLSDLKELQRRLDRQYVREDIVGKSPQMQKILSFLPDIAESDSSVLIQGPTGTGKELAARAIHNLSRRNKGPFVAVNCAALPEGLLESELFGHVKGAFTGAVRDKSGYFLAADQGTLFLDEIGTTPFAFQSDLLRVLESREFTPVGGTRTVKSDFRIIAAANLPLKQRVADGEFREDLFYRLNVVTLELPPLSERREDIPLLADRFIEKLKLSKGKNIREIAPDALQALMEYWFPGNVRELENAIEYAFITCKDSVIRKQHLPPEIAQKEGPAAPRLSEQQQIEAEKIRTFLRQNANSREKTAKALGISRSTLWRKMKKLGITPPESET
- a CDS encoding NifB/NifX family molybdenum-iron cluster-binding protein, whose translation is MIVGVPLFGRRVAPYFGSSPAIVFYEVQHGTIREKWIMEPDTDDPMEMARKIVKVKTDVLVCGGIQKFCRQWLQLQGVAVVENQKGEAEQVVTSLTASEGFSA